One Rossellomorea aquimaris DNA window includes the following coding sequences:
- a CDS encoding FixH family protein, with protein sequence MKKLITALGIGLLIGLISACTGNSTPSANESEIAQLVEVDISLPEKISPNEESDLKVKVTQAGESIEDADDIQFEVWKMNDKEESEMIKATHEKGGVYSIRKTFKEAGIYYVQTHVTARDMHVMPKKQFIVGNISKKEMEKIKQMEEESDQEGESRGHHH encoded by the coding sequence ATGAAGAAACTTATAACAGCTTTAGGAATCGGATTATTAATAGGATTGATATCAGCTTGTACTGGCAATTCTACCCCTTCTGCAAATGAATCAGAAATAGCTCAACTTGTGGAAGTGGATATCTCTTTACCAGAAAAAATATCACCTAATGAGGAAAGTGACTTAAAGGTTAAAGTAACCCAAGCAGGTGAGAGTATAGAAGATGCTGATGATATACAGTTTGAAGTATGGAAAATGAACGACAAAGAGGAAAGTGAAATGATTAAGGCAACCCATGAGAAAGGTGGGGTATATAGTATTAGAAAGACATTCAAGGAAGCCGGAATTTATTATGTTCAAACCCATGTAACGGCACGTGACATGCATGTGATGCCGAAGAAGCAATTTATTGTTGGTAACATTTCTAAAAAAGAGATGGAGAAAATCAAACAAATGGAAGAGGAAAGTGACCAGGAAGGTGAGAGCCGAGGGCATCATCACTAA
- a CDS encoding STAS domain-containing protein, with protein MTHHTITTSIGDQLIERKQEIANNIFSDLLAAYPNIYVEARRTESLPYFEQLIELIGEGLLRGKNNLDKSSKWGKEVGRLASGQGVPLHMSISKSSLYKKVILEDIVLHNEATISKEILLQITNDIDHTFTTMISAFCEAYSEHAEEQLKISEEKYLSLSTPVVPIFSDLAVLPLIGQVDEVRGEMMAEHVLLECKKLSIHKLIIDLSGVYEVNPLFQQGIMKLIDSLKLLGIEPVLSGMRPEMSIEFVQMGINISSMKIYQSLNKAVENH; from the coding sequence ATGACTCACCATACAATTACTACATCTATTGGGGATCAATTGATTGAGAGAAAGCAGGAAATCGCCAATAACATTTTCTCAGATCTTTTAGCTGCTTATCCAAATATTTACGTGGAAGCAAGAAGAACTGAAAGCCTGCCTTATTTTGAGCAGCTTATCGAACTTATAGGTGAAGGCTTGCTAAGGGGGAAAAATAACTTAGACAAATCAAGTAAATGGGGAAAAGAAGTTGGAAGACTGGCTTCAGGTCAAGGAGTACCTTTGCATATGTCCATCAGTAAATCCTCTTTATATAAAAAAGTTATATTAGAAGATATCGTTTTGCACAATGAAGCAACAATATCTAAAGAAATCCTCCTGCAAATCACAAATGATATCGATCACACATTCACCACTATGATATCTGCTTTCTGTGAAGCATATAGTGAACATGCAGAAGAACAGCTGAAAATATCTGAAGAAAAATATTTGTCTTTATCCACTCCGGTTGTTCCCATCTTCTCCGACTTAGCTGTTTTGCCTCTCATTGGACAAGTGGATGAAGTACGTGGTGAAATGATGGCAGAGCATGTCCTTCTCGAGTGCAAAAAGCTATCCATCCATAAATTAATCATCGATCTTTCCGGTGTGTATGAAGTGAATCCATTGTTCCAACAAGGAATCATGAAACTGATTGATAGCCTTAAATTATTGGGAATCGAACCGGTTTTATCAGGTATGCGCCCAGAAATGAGCATCGAATTTGTACAGATGGGTATAAACATCTCAAGTATGAAAATCTATCAATCATTAAATAAAGCAGTAGAAAATCATTAA
- a CDS encoding GNAT family N-acetyltransferase: MNPVLLEIPTVLKTERLELRMPQPGDGRAVNAAINASLSELKPWLGFAQNDPSVEDTETNTREAHAKFLTRDSLRYLIFRKDTNEFVGSTGFHNIDWSVPKFEIGYWIDTRMSGHGYMVEAVGKLTDFALTELKGKRVEIRCESTNGRSRAIPERLGYVLEGVLRNEDLSVDGERLTDTCVYGKV, from the coding sequence ATGAACCCTGTATTACTTGAAATTCCAACAGTGTTAAAAACGGAAAGGTTAGAACTAAGAATGCCTCAGCCAGGTGATGGCAGAGCAGTGAATGCAGCCATTAATGCTTCTCTATCAGAATTAAAACCATGGTTAGGATTTGCACAAAATGACCCTTCAGTGGAAGATACGGAAACGAACACCCGTGAGGCTCACGCCAAGTTCCTGACAAGGGATAGTTTGAGGTATCTCATCTTCCGGAAAGATACAAATGAATTCGTCGGTTCAACAGGCTTTCACAACATTGATTGGAGTGTGCCGAAATTCGAAATCGGTTATTGGATTGATACAAGAATGAGTGGGCATGGTTACATGGTGGAAGCTGTTGGGAAATTGACCGATTTTGCTTTAACTGAATTAAAAGGAAAAAGAGTAGAGATCAGGTGTGAATCCACGAATGGGAGGAGCAGGGCGATTCCTGAAAGACTTGGCTATGTGCTGGAAGGGGTTTTGCGCAATGAGGATCTTTCGGTTGACGGGGAGAGGTTAACGGATACGTGTGTGTATGGGAAAGTCTAA
- a CDS encoding helix-turn-helix transcriptional regulator, with translation MAHCCTDNLSIKQVAEQINFSVPYFSRIFKQETGLDFVEYVTFVRLQRAVRLLRHTNHTIEFIAEELGFNTPNYFSGTFKKYVGLSPREYRGTEEIIFI, from the coding sequence ATAGCTCATTGTTGTACAGATAATCTTTCAATAAAACAAGTGGCTGAACAGATTAATTTTAGTGTACCGTATTTCAGCAGGATTTTTAAACAAGAAACAGGACTGGATTTTGTTGAATATGTCACCTTTGTTCGTCTTCAGCGTGCTGTGCGGCTTTTGCGTCATACCAACCATACAATTGAGTTTATTGCTGAAGAGCTTGGTTTCAATACACCCAATTATTTTAGTGGTACCTTTAAAAAATATGTTGGCCTTTCCCCAAGAGAATACAGAGGGACGGAAGAAATTATTTTTATTTAA
- a CDS encoding GNAT family protein, giving the protein MFSFNVNEDISIEILQQHHKDELYELIDSNREHLRRWLLWVDKRQSPQDFEPIIPIWIRNYSDNNGFDAGIRYHGKLVGMIGLHYIDWKTKSTSIGYFLSQDAQGNGIISRAIPSLLNYLFTQMELNRVEIQCAVNNTKSIGIPERLGFTKEGVTRDGQWLYDHYEDLVTYSLLRKDWVKS; this is encoded by the coding sequence ATGTTTTCATTCAATGTCAATGAAGATATTTCAATTGAGATCTTGCAACAACATCACAAAGATGAACTGTATGAACTAATTGATTCCAACCGGGAGCACCTTCGCAGGTGGTTGCTATGGGTGGACAAGCGCCAGTCACCTCAGGATTTCGAACCGATCATTCCTATCTGGATCCGGAATTACTCGGATAATAACGGTTTTGATGCAGGCATCCGTTATCATGGGAAATTGGTAGGTATGATTGGTCTCCATTATATAGACTGGAAAACAAAAAGCACTAGTATCGGATATTTTCTTTCTCAAGATGCACAGGGAAATGGAATTATCAGTCGTGCAATCCCTTCCCTATTAAACTATTTATTTACTCAAATGGAGCTCAATCGTGTAGAAATTCAATGTGCAGTTAACAACACAAAAAGCATTGGCATCCCAGAGCGATTAGGATTTACAAAGGAAGGCGTAACCAGAGATGGTCAATGGTTATATGATCACTATGAGGATCTTGTAACGTATAGTTTGTTGAGGAAAGATTGGGTTAAGTCTTAA
- a CDS encoding CD3324 family protein, translated as MKYVKAESVLPQSLLVEIQKYVQGETLYIPKPKVKYRKWGSRSGSRKQIDERNVKIKEAFLKGKTIQELADQHYLSTETIKKIVYRKR; from the coding sequence ATGAAATATGTGAAAGCGGAGAGTGTTTTACCACAATCACTGCTTGTTGAAATCCAGAAATATGTACAGGGGGAAACCCTTTATATTCCTAAACCTAAAGTTAAATACCGAAAATGGGGCAGCCGTTCTGGAAGTAGAAAACAAATTGATGAACGAAATGTTAAGATCAAAGAGGCTTTTTTGAAAGGAAAGACAATTCAAGAATTAGCGGATCAGCATTACCTATCAACAGAAACCATTAAGAAAATAGTGTATAGAAAGCGCTGA
- a CDS encoding FusB/FusC family EF-G-binding protein — MEPFIRNDQYNFITYQTQVLINGYSTVNDLGVLQALKGLVKDKVTNLFDELSQAQQKILDPIGNIRDADQAEDYLIGLKSYVIPFPAVSDASLKKLFPKVKKLKTPDWEDVDFRDLSYLGWNDYGQERKYIVAEYEGKLKGFKGTFKSSSKKGICTICNTFGSIGFYMSESKTSSHGTYVKKGNYICQDSDECNEKLKYREKLVDFIQRINH, encoded by the coding sequence ATGGAACCATTTATTCGAAATGATCAATATAATTTCATAACGTATCAGACTCAAGTGCTGATCAATGGATATTCAACAGTGAATGATCTAGGTGTCCTTCAAGCCTTGAAAGGACTTGTTAAAGATAAGGTGACAAATTTGTTCGATGAACTGTCTCAGGCTCAACAGAAAATACTTGATCCAATCGGGAATATCAGGGACGCTGACCAGGCGGAGGATTATTTAATTGGATTAAAATCTTATGTAATTCCATTTCCAGCTGTATCTGATGCCTCATTGAAAAAATTATTCCCGAAAGTGAAAAAGCTAAAGACTCCCGATTGGGAAGATGTCGATTTCAGGGATCTCTCCTATTTAGGCTGGAATGATTACGGACAGGAGCGAAAATATATCGTCGCTGAGTATGAGGGTAAATTGAAAGGATTTAAAGGTACCTTCAAAAGCAGCAGCAAAAAAGGAATTTGCACGATTTGCAACACCTTTGGAAGCATCGGGTTTTACATGTCTGAATCGAAAACGTCATCTCACGGAACCTATGTGAAGAAAGGGAATTACATCTGCCAGGATAGTGATGAGTGTAATGAAAAACTGAAATACAGAGAGAAATTGGTTGATTTCATTCAAAGAATCAATCATTAG
- the rlmN gene encoding 23S rRNA (adenine(2503)-C(2))-methyltransferase RlmN, protein MEKKSIYGLTLDQLTTWLVEHGQKKFRAAQVWDWLYKKRVTNFADMKNLNADCVQLLDDHFYLHTLTQEVKQESKDGTIKFLFKLEDGNLIETVLMRFNYGLSVCVTTQVGCNIGCTFCASGLLKKNRDLSSGEIVEQIMNVQHHLDEAGNGERVSHIVVMGIGEPFDNYDNMMDFFRVVNDQKGLSIGARHITVSTSGLADKIYKFADENIQINLAVSLHAPNNELRTKIMKINRAYPLEKLMPAIDYYLEKTNRRITFEYILLSDVNDHKEEAIQLAKLLKNKRHLSYVNLIPYNPVDEHNQYQRSTKEAIVEFYGTLLEHGINCGVRVEQGTDIDAACGQLRSKQIKKDKVKS, encoded by the coding sequence ATGGAAAAGAAATCCATATACGGATTAACATTAGATCAACTGACAACATGGCTGGTCGAGCACGGTCAAAAGAAATTCCGTGCGGCTCAAGTGTGGGATTGGTTATATAAAAAGAGAGTGACAAACTTTGCGGATATGAAGAATCTAAACGCTGACTGTGTCCAGTTGCTGGACGATCACTTCTATCTTCATACACTCACTCAAGAGGTTAAACAGGAATCTAAGGATGGTACAATTAAATTCCTGTTCAAGCTTGAAGATGGTAACTTAATTGAAACGGTTCTTATGCGATTCAATTATGGACTAAGTGTCTGTGTGACGACGCAGGTCGGGTGCAACATCGGTTGTACATTCTGTGCGAGTGGACTGCTGAAGAAGAACCGTGATCTTTCAAGCGGTGAAATCGTCGAACAGATCATGAACGTTCAACATCACTTGGACGAAGCAGGAAATGGAGAACGTGTCAGTCATATCGTCGTAATGGGGATCGGTGAACCATTCGATAACTACGATAACATGATGGACTTCTTCCGAGTGGTTAACGACCAAAAAGGTCTTTCCATCGGAGCTCGTCACATCACCGTTTCGACAAGTGGTCTGGCAGATAAGATTTATAAATTTGCCGACGAAAACATTCAAATCAATCTGGCTGTTTCCTTGCACGCACCAAATAACGAATTGCGTACAAAGATCATGAAGATCAATCGTGCATACCCTTTAGAGAAATTAATGCCGGCTATTGATTATTATTTGGAAAAAACAAATCGACGCATCACCTTTGAGTATATTTTATTGAGCGATGTGAACGATCATAAAGAAGAGGCTATACAGCTAGCCAAATTGTTAAAGAACAAGCGTCATCTTTCTTATGTGAACTTGATTCCTTATAATCCAGTTGACGAACACAACCAATATCAAAGAAGTACGAAAGAAGCGATTGTTGAATTCTACGGTACATTACTTGAACATGGAATCAACTGTGGAGTCCGTGTGGAACAAGGGACGGACATTGATGCAGCATGCGGTCAATTGAGAAGTAAGCAGATCAAGAAGGATAAGGTAAAATCTTAA
- a CDS encoding metalloregulator ArsR/SmtB family transcription factor, translating into MDVLHMSSRKRETYEVRIEASLLWECALGVAAVTNTRLIDTLEKPKDSWDRLKKSLSGHLIEDLKLVEKKNTWKSLLLLLHQKEFRDLSDFITFLDELDDEKLRFICIPYTGNKFQDLRILASKGDVSSRNRLKKETEDNPYFPDYIEFICTTNVHDLRDHLKRVMTLWYEEVIIPEQENLSQILERDKQSKEKMSENLKPEALVEWATGGITYLPEPSVHTVLLIPQSIYRPWNVEGDVEGVKVFYYPVANESIYPDDKDIPSYFLIQKHKALGDEARLRMVKLLKGSNRTLQEITNELDMGKSTVHHHLKILRSARLVETQDGKYRLKENAVQSLSNELKQYLAED; encoded by the coding sequence ATGGATGTGCTCCACATGAGCAGTCGAAAAAGAGAGACGTATGAGGTGAGGATCGAGGCTTCGCTTCTTTGGGAATGCGCTTTGGGTGTTGCTGCAGTCACGAATACGAGGTTAATTGATACATTAGAAAAACCAAAAGACTCATGGGACAGGCTAAAGAAATCTTTATCTGGACACTTGATAGAGGATTTGAAATTGGTTGAAAAGAAAAATACGTGGAAATCCCTTCTCCTTTTGTTGCATCAAAAAGAGTTTCGTGATTTATCTGATTTTATCACCTTTTTGGATGAGCTGGATGATGAGAAACTAAGATTTATCTGCATTCCATACACAGGAAATAAATTTCAAGATCTTCGAATACTTGCTTCAAAGGGAGATGTGTCATCGCGAAACAGATTGAAAAAGGAGACAGAGGATAACCCGTATTTTCCCGATTATATTGAGTTTATATGCACTACAAATGTTCACGATCTTCGTGATCACCTAAAGAGAGTCATGACCCTGTGGTATGAAGAGGTAATCATTCCAGAGCAAGAGAATCTATCTCAAATACTCGAAAGGGATAAACAGTCCAAGGAGAAGATGAGTGAAAATCTAAAGCCAGAGGCATTGGTAGAATGGGCAACAGGAGGTATCACATATCTTCCCGAACCGAGCGTACATACAGTTCTGCTGATCCCCCAGTCGATTTATCGCCCTTGGAACGTAGAAGGGGATGTTGAAGGAGTCAAGGTGTTTTATTACCCCGTAGCCAATGAAAGCATTTATCCGGATGATAAGGATATTCCAAGTTATTTTCTGATCCAGAAGCATAAAGCCCTTGGGGATGAAGCTCGCCTCCGAATGGTGAAATTGCTGAAGGGGTCAAATCGTACTCTCCAGGAGATCACGAATGAGCTGGACATGGGAAAATCGACGGTCCATCACCATTTGAAGATTCTCAGGTCCGCAAGGCTCGTCGAAACACAGGATGGGAAGTATCGCCTGAAAGAAAATGCGGTCCAATCTTTATCGAATGAATTGAAACAGTATTTAGCTGAGGATTAA
- a CDS encoding MFS transporter, whose protein sequence is MGERGVRLNQVEDFPHLKKNYSVFRFMGGNLISFFGDQIYLIAIPLMVLTITGSPVSMGIVAALERLPILLLPFAGIMSDKFNRKRLLLLCDLGRCLLVGIIGFLFIMEVLEMWVVYPVVFGIGLLSQIYNTSQFASVPNLVRREDLQAVNSLNSGVFNLAVFLAPGLGGLIISFFNPGFALLVNSVSFLVSFLAIASIRMKVKERVSSSYSIWEDIREGFVFVAKTKPILYTNLAMICSVFGTTLFLTLLVFHLKDFLNVNTVMIGGLLSMGGVGAILGAVTSNLFRKRFSYRSILFTASVIGGLSILCFGLIETYFWLVIMNAVGTFCASMMSPCIITIRQTLTPDHLLGRVQATSRLMTWVFMPLAAFLAGILAETIGTDLTIMLAGAISTLASIPYLHHSLKDK, encoded by the coding sequence ATGGGAGAGCGTGGGGTCAGACTAAATCAAGTGGAAGATTTCCCGCATTTAAAGAAAAACTATTCTGTTTTCAGATTTATGGGGGGGAATCTGATTTCATTTTTCGGGGATCAAATCTATTTAATCGCGATTCCACTAATGGTATTAACGATCACTGGATCACCTGTGAGTATGGGGATTGTGGCGGCTCTTGAACGGCTGCCGATTCTATTGCTGCCCTTCGCAGGTATCATGTCAGATAAATTCAACCGGAAGCGCCTGCTCCTTTTATGCGATTTAGGGAGATGTTTACTTGTTGGTATAATTGGTTTTCTATTTATCATGGAGGTACTGGAGATGTGGGTGGTATATCCCGTTGTGTTTGGTATCGGATTATTAAGCCAAATATACAATACATCTCAATTTGCTTCTGTACCAAACCTGGTGAGAAGAGAAGATCTTCAAGCTGTGAATTCACTGAATTCCGGGGTGTTTAATTTGGCGGTTTTTTTAGCACCCGGTTTAGGAGGGTTAATCATCTCCTTTTTTAACCCGGGATTTGCCCTATTGGTGAACAGCGTCAGCTTCCTGGTATCATTTCTTGCCATTGCGAGTATTCGTATGAAGGTGAAGGAGAGGGTTTCATCTAGCTATTCCATATGGGAAGATATCAGGGAGGGATTCGTATTCGTCGCAAAGACTAAACCGATCTTATATACCAATCTTGCAATGATATGTTCTGTGTTCGGAACGACATTATTTCTCACATTATTGGTGTTTCACCTAAAAGATTTCCTCAATGTAAATACGGTCATGATTGGCGGGCTTTTATCAATGGGTGGAGTGGGTGCTATTCTCGGTGCTGTTACGTCAAATCTTTTTCGGAAGCGGTTTTCGTATCGGAGCATTTTATTTACGGCCTCTGTCATTGGAGGGCTTTCGATCCTGTGTTTCGGCTTGATAGAAACCTATTTTTGGCTTGTGATCATGAATGCAGTAGGGACCTTTTGTGCTTCGATGATGAGTCCATGCATCATTACGATCCGACAAACGCTGACGCCTGATCACTTATTGGGAAGGGTACAGGCCACTAGCCGCCTTATGACATGGGTATTCATGCCACTGGCCGCATTTCTTGCAGGAATACTGGCTGAAACAATAGGTACAGACCTGACCATCATGCTTGCTGGAGCCATCTCGACACTTGCTTCCATTCCCTATCTCCATCACAGTTTGAAAGATAAATAG
- a CDS encoding NAD(FAD)-utilizing dehydrogenase, which produces MQSNHYDITIIGAGVSSVFLAYTLMKHNEHISIHMIDLGKKLSERTCGLDEGRVCKCEGLCSKYIGFAGLGKSEGKFNYTNDFGGELGRKIGDQTTLDLMKEVDAILCEFGGDIIPSYSTRNDTLSKRARMVDVKVLSTEVRHLGTRLASDIFQRMYEVLKNRITISFETHVETISKHDAGFHLISNSGDFKTEKLVIGTGMSGSTWLKKQAASLGLFPGKTRLDMGVRVEMKGDQLQSILEDTFETKLKIERDSFSATTYCMNPRGRIIRKHQHGLVMPDGQNAREEDIPSANLNFSLFVPRYFNSHGEAMDYAVSTIGGINQGKERIVVQRLEDFKLHRNTESLERNLIGPSLKAECGNLREEVPELYSIALKEFFASLERLIGKPIHHDTLLYGLDAKYYEPKLATDKNFETDVSNLYLIGDCSGETHSLSQAAASGIYLGKHLGK; this is translated from the coding sequence ATGCAATCGAATCATTATGACATCACGATCATCGGAGCAGGAGTGAGCAGTGTGTTTCTCGCTTACACCTTGATGAAGCACAATGAACATATCTCCATTCACATGATTGATCTCGGCAAAAAGCTGAGTGAACGTACATGCGGTTTAGATGAAGGGCGCGTGTGTAAATGTGAAGGATTGTGCAGTAAATACATTGGTTTTGCCGGTCTTGGGAAATCAGAGGGAAAATTTAATTACACGAATGATTTCGGAGGGGAGCTTGGCAGGAAAATAGGTGACCAAACGACACTTGATTTGATGAAAGAAGTAGACGCTATTCTCTGTGAGTTTGGCGGTGACATCATCCCGTCCTATAGCACGAGAAATGATACACTTTCAAAACGAGCCAGAATGGTGGACGTGAAGGTTCTTTCAACCGAGGTACGTCATTTAGGAACACGTTTAGCGAGTGATATATTTCAAAGGATGTATGAAGTGCTCAAAAATCGCATTACGATTAGTTTCGAAACTCATGTTGAGACAATTTCAAAACATGATGCGGGCTTTCACTTAATATCTAATAGCGGTGACTTTAAGACGGAGAAATTAGTGATCGGTACAGGAATGAGCGGCAGCACATGGCTGAAAAAACAAGCAGCATCACTTGGACTTTTTCCAGGAAAGACACGTCTGGATATGGGGGTTCGGGTGGAAATGAAAGGGGATCAGCTTCAATCGATATTAGAAGATACGTTTGAAACGAAGCTGAAAATCGAAAGGGATTCATTTAGCGCGACGACTTATTGTATGAATCCGCGAGGGAGGATCATACGAAAACACCAACATGGACTCGTGATGCCAGACGGACAAAATGCCCGTGAAGAAGATATACCAAGTGCAAATTTGAACTTCAGTTTGTTCGTTCCACGTTATTTTAATTCCCATGGTGAGGCAATGGATTATGCAGTGAGCACTATAGGAGGGATTAATCAAGGAAAAGAGCGGATTGTCGTTCAGAGATTGGAAGATTTCAAATTACATAGGAATACAGAATCGCTAGAGAGGAATCTGATAGGTCCGTCCCTCAAAGCGGAATGTGGGAATCTTCGGGAAGAGGTTCCGGAATTATATAGTATTGCGCTTAAGGAATTTTTTGCTTCTTTGGAAAGACTTATTGGGAAACCGATACACCATGATACGCTTCTTTACGGTTTGGATGCGAAGTATTATGAACCTAAATTAGCGACGGATAAGAACTTTGAAACAGATGTGTCAAATCTGTATCTCATTGGTGACTGCTCGGGGGAAACCCATTCCTTATCGCAGGCAGCTGCAAGTGGTATTTATTTAGGGAAACATCTGGGGAAATAG